From a single Anaerolineaceae bacterium oral taxon 439 genomic region:
- a CDS encoding aspartate--tRNA ligase, with protein MYRNRSCGELTAVDAGKTVVLAGWVHRFRDHGGVYFIDLRDRSGLVQIVINPENSPEFAKLVSDVRVEWVLQVTGEVRFRPAESVNLNLPTGEIEVSASEVAVLNTCKPLPFAINKEENTEESIRLRYRYLDLRRERMQSNLRLRHRLIKFIRDYLDERGFYEVETPILFKTTPEGARDYLVPSRIYPGQFYALPQSPQQLKQLLQVAGIEKYFQIARCFRDEDQRGDRQPEFTQLDMEMSFVERDDVLDLVEDLFTKMIAKITPEKKVLFAPWPKLTYQEAMDRFGKDAPDMRFGMELVNVSDFVRDSEFSVFVNAVKDGGTVRGINAEGLGESTRKQLDELTEQVKLWGAKGLAYVKIDQNGETTSPFKKFFSDEKFAELLKAMNAKNGDLLLFVADKTAVALDSLARLRILLGDRLGLRDPNVLAFCWIVDFPLFEWKEEENRWDATHHPFTRPRKEDMAFLDSDPGRILGDQYDMVMNNYELASGSIRIHERSLQEKIFKLIGLPKEVADERFHQIMDAFEYGAPPHGGIAPGIDRLVMLLANEPNIREVIAFPKNNAARDMMSGAPSEAMDGQLKELGLALLPPPETKK; from the coding sequence ATGTATAGAAATCGAAGCTGCGGCGAATTGACCGCCGTCGACGCGGGAAAAACCGTCGTTCTCGCCGGTTGGGTTCATCGTTTCCGCGATCATGGCGGCGTATATTTTATTGATCTGCGTGACCGTTCCGGCCTGGTTCAGATCGTGATCAACCCCGAAAATTCGCCGGAATTCGCAAAGCTGGTCAGCGACGTTCGCGTGGAATGGGTGTTGCAGGTTACGGGCGAGGTTCGTTTCCGCCCCGCCGAATCCGTTAATCTAAATCTGCCAACCGGCGAGATCGAGGTCAGCGCGTCCGAAGTCGCCGTATTAAACACGTGCAAACCGCTTCCGTTCGCAATTAACAAAGAGGAGAACACCGAGGAATCGATCCGTCTCAGGTATCGTTACCTCGACCTGCGCCGCGAACGGATGCAATCTAATTTGCGGCTGCGCCATCGATTGATCAAATTTATCCGTGACTATCTCGACGAACGCGGCTTCTATGAAGTCGAAACGCCGATTCTTTTCAAAACAACGCCCGAAGGCGCGCGCGATTATCTCGTCCCGTCCCGAATTTACCCGGGGCAGTTCTACGCGCTTCCTCAAAGTCCGCAGCAGCTCAAGCAGCTTCTCCAGGTCGCCGGAATCGAGAAATATTTCCAGATTGCCCGATGCTTCCGTGACGAAGATCAGCGCGGCGACCGCCAGCCCGAATTTACCCAGCTGGATATGGAGATGTCGTTTGTTGAACGGGACGATGTCCTGGACCTGGTCGAGGATTTATTCACCAAAATGATCGCGAAGATCACGCCGGAAAAGAAAGTCCTGTTCGCTCCCTGGCCAAAGCTGACGTATCAGGAAGCAATGGACCGTTTTGGGAAAGACGCTCCCGACATGCGATTTGGAATGGAACTCGTTAACGTTTCCGATTTCGTCAGGGACAGCGAATTTTCGGTTTTCGTGAACGCGGTCAAAGACGGCGGAACGGTCCGCGGGATCAACGCCGAAGGCCTCGGCGAAAGCACGCGCAAGCAGCTCGACGAGCTCACCGAGCAGGTCAAGCTCTGGGGCGCGAAGGGTCTCGCTTACGTCAAGATCGATCAGAACGGCGAAACCACTTCGCCGTTCAAAAAATTTTTCAGCGACGAAAAATTCGCCGAATTGCTCAAGGCGATGAACGCGAAAAACGGCGATCTGCTGCTCTTCGTCGCCGATAAAACCGCCGTAGCGCTGGACAGCCTGGCGCGGCTGCGCATCCTGCTCGGTGACCGTTTAGGGCTGCGCGATCCGAACGTCCTGGCGTTCTGCTGGATTGTCGACTTCCCGCTGTTTGAATGGAAAGAAGAAGAGAACCGCTGGGACGCGACGCATCATCCTTTTACGCGTCCGCGCAAAGAGGATATGGCGTTCCTGGACAGCGATCCGGGACGCATTCTCGGCGATCAGTACGATATGGTCATGAACAATTATGAGTTAGCGTCAGGTTCGATCCGGATTCACGAGCGGTCGCTTCAGGAAAAAATCTTTAAGCTGATTGGGCTGCCGAAGGAAGTCGCGGACGAACGGTTTCATCAGATCATGGACGCGTTCGAATACGGCGCCCCGCCGCATGGCGGAATCGCTCCCGGGATTGACCGGCTGGTCATGCTCCTGGCGAATGAACCGAATATCCGCGAGGTTATTGCGTTCCCGAAGAATAACGCCGCCCGCGATATGATGTCCGGCGCTCCGTCGGAGGCCATGGACGGGCAACTGAAAGAACTCGGACTGGCGCTCCTCCCGCCGCCCGAAACGAAAAAATAA
- a CDS encoding glycosyl transferase translates to MILPAHNEQERLPGCIEKVAAFVSTFKYPIEVLIVENASSDKTFELAESYAEKFEWLRAIKDDQRGKGRAVRTGMLAARGRIRFFADVDFSMPIDEIYNFLPPRMTDRFDVAIGSREAEGAVRYDEPELRHFTGRVFNWVVRILAVHGLKDTQCGFKCFTAEAAEKLFSRQKIDGWAFDAEVLFIAQRLGLRIIEVPVQWYYDGSSKIHIWSDAIKMIRELVQIRINAWKGLYK, encoded by the coding sequence CTGATTCTCCCAGCGCATAACGAACAGGAGCGGCTCCCGGGCTGTATCGAGAAAGTCGCGGCGTTCGTTTCGACGTTTAAATACCCGATCGAAGTCCTGATCGTCGAGAACGCAAGTTCGGATAAAACGTTCGAGCTCGCGGAGTCATACGCGGAAAAGTTCGAGTGGCTCCGGGCGATTAAGGACGATCAGCGCGGGAAAGGACGCGCTGTCCGGACCGGAATGCTCGCCGCACGCGGAAGGATTCGCTTTTTCGCCGACGTTGATTTTTCGATGCCGATCGACGAGATTTATAATTTCCTTCCGCCGCGAATGACGGATCGGTTCGACGTTGCGATCGGATCGCGCGAGGCCGAAGGCGCGGTCCGCTACGACGAGCCGGAGCTCAGGCATTTCACAGGCAGAGTTTTTAACTGGGTCGTCCGGATCCTCGCGGTCCATGGCCTGAAGGACACCCAATGCGGATTTAAATGTTTCACGGCGGAAGCGGCGGAAAAATTATTCAGTAGGCAGAAAATCGACGGCTGGGCGTTCGACGCCGAGGTCCTCTTCATTGCGCAGCGACTGGGACTGCGTATCATCGAGGTTCCGGTACAGTGGTACTACGACGGATCGAGCAAGATTCATATCTGGAGCGACGCGATCAAGATGATTCGCGAGCTGGTCCAGATTCGGATTAACGCATGGAAAGGGCTTTACAAATAA
- a CDS encoding ribonuclease HII, translating into MPTLTYEKALQMEGFFCIAGIDEAGRGAWAGPVSAAAVILPNALDASFSASIRDSKLLTPAQRKTAAVEIRERCVGASIAFATAAEIDEIGILNATKLAMTRAISGLIPAPDALLIDFIRLDSLRMRQRTPAHGDRDSLTIAAASILAKTARDEWMERAAEAAYPGYGFARHKGYGTRIHQEALTTLGVSPIHRHSYAPVRSAAKRINALRLTS; encoded by the coding sequence ATGCCGACGCTGACATATGAGAAGGCTCTTCAGATGGAGGGCTTTTTTTGTATCGCCGGGATTGACGAAGCTGGACGCGGAGCCTGGGCCGGACCGGTCAGCGCCGCCGCCGTGATCCTCCCCAACGCGCTGGACGCGTCGTTTTCCGCTTCGATCCGCGACAGCAAGCTGCTGACCCCGGCGCAGCGGAAAACCGCTGCGGTCGAAATCCGGGAGCGCTGCGTCGGCGCGTCGATCGCGTTCGCGACTGCGGCTGAAATTGACGAAATCGGGATTTTAAACGCGACGAAACTGGCGATGACGAGAGCCATTTCGGGCCTGATCCCCGCGCCGGACGCGCTGCTGATCGATTTTATCCGGCTGGATTCGCTGCGGATGCGCCAGCGGACGCCGGCGCATGGGGACCGCGACTCGCTGACGATTGCGGCCGCGTCGATTTTAGCGAAAACGGCGCGGGACGAATGGATGGAACGCGCCGCAGAGGCGGCTTATCCCGGTTACGGTTTTGCACGGCATAAGGGATACGGGACCCGGATCCATCAGGAGGCGCTGACAACGCTGGGCGTCTCCCCGATCCATCGGCATTCCTACGCCCCGGTCCGCAGCGCCGCTAAAAGGATCAACGCGCTCCGGCTTACGTCCTGA
- a CDS encoding cell filamentation protein Fic, translating into MAGYTPPFIITNKALRLVATISEKTEKVVSCGALDVRPRLRRNNRIRSIHASLRIEANSLSLSEVRDVIDGRAVIGDRIEIQEVKNAFWAYDQLQEIDPYNLQDLKRIHGVMTAGLIAESGSFRKGEEGVFSGDQCVFIAPPARNVPGLMAELFSWMKANRAEIHPLILSAVFHYEFVFIHPFSDGNGRMARLWHSALLAQWRPVYESIPLENQIEKFQDGYYEAIAASNRRGDSIGFVEFMLERIDQALDEALDQLRIAGAETNTYIGRLLNVMAYGVSYSAIELMTLLGLRSRETFRKHYLTPAMDQGLVAMTVPEKPNSRNQRYIRT; encoded by the coding sequence ATGGCCGGGTATACGCCGCCTTTTATCATTACGAATAAAGCGCTCAGGCTGGTCGCGACGATTTCAGAGAAGACTGAAAAAGTCGTCAGCTGTGGAGCGTTGGACGTCAGGCCGCGGCTGCGCCGGAATAATCGGATCCGATCGATTCATGCTTCGTTGAGGATTGAGGCGAATTCCCTTTCGCTTTCCGAAGTCCGCGACGTTATCGACGGTCGCGCCGTGATCGGGGATCGGATCGAAATTCAGGAGGTGAAAAACGCGTTTTGGGCCTACGATCAGCTTCAGGAGATAGACCCGTATAATCTTCAGGATCTGAAGCGGATTCATGGGGTAATGACCGCTGGGTTGATCGCTGAATCGGGCAGCTTCCGAAAAGGCGAAGAGGGCGTTTTCTCTGGGGACCAGTGCGTTTTTATCGCGCCGCCGGCTCGGAACGTCCCGGGCTTGATGGCTGAGTTATTTTCATGGATGAAGGCGAATCGCGCGGAGATTCATCCGCTGATCCTGTCCGCGGTTTTTCACTATGAATTCGTTTTTATTCATCCGTTTTCGGATGGGAACGGCCGGATGGCGAGGCTTTGGCATTCAGCGCTGCTGGCTCAGTGGCGTCCTGTATACGAATCGATTCCGTTGGAAAACCAGATCGAAAAATTTCAGGACGGATACTATGAAGCGATCGCCGCGTCGAATCGGCGCGGCGATTCTATCGGCTTTGTCGAATTCATGCTGGAACGGATCGATCAGGCTCTCGACGAAGCTCTGGATCAGCTGCGTATCGCGGGAGCTGAAACGAACACGTATATCGGGAGGCTGCTGAACGTTATGGCGTATGGGGTTTCCTATTCAGCGATCGAGCTGATGACGCTGTTGGGATTGAGGTCCAGAGAGACGTTCCGTAAGCATTATCTGACGCCGGCGATGGATCAGGGTTTGGTCGCGATGACGGTTCCGGAGAAGCCGAACAGCCGGAACCAGCGCTATATCAGGACGTAA
- a CDS encoding glutamate dehydrogenase, translated as MSDLINPFTLAQKQFDHVADMLGLGNNVRDLLRWPMREYHVRIPVRMDNGETKVFEGFRVQHNDSRGPNKGGMRFSAAETFDTVRALATWMTWKTAVADIPLGGGKGGIVVDPTTLSAGEKERLVRAYVRALWKNFGPRTDVPAPDMGTNAQMMCWFMDEYSQLSGSFTPGVVTGKPLGAGGSLGRTQATGFGVMICIREALKKLGLNSKGMTASIQGFGNVGQYTATNLINRLGMVVKCVTCWDRVDKVSYSYYKEDGVDPRFLMSITDAYGMVDRAKAIEAGYQVHDGEYWLGLDVDVLVPAALEGQIRADNVDKISKNVKVIAEAANGPTMIEADDVIKSRGIFMIPDFLCNCGGVTCSYFEGVQNDANFYWSEETVLERLDEKMTNAFNSVYDKQASSKVYMRDAAYMVAIERVVNAMKARGWV; from the coding sequence ATGAGCGATTTAATCAACCCCTTTACCCTTGCCCAAAAACAGTTTGATCACGTAGCGGACATGCTTGGACTCGGTAATAACGTCCGGGATTTACTCCGTTGGCCGATGCGCGAATATCATGTTCGCATTCCCGTCAGGATGGATAACGGCGAAACGAAAGTCTTTGAGGGCTTCCGCGTTCAGCATAACGATTCCCGCGGCCCGAATAAGGGTGGGATGCGCTTCTCCGCGGCCGAGACGTTCGACACGGTCCGGGCTTTAGCGACCTGGATGACCTGGAAAACGGCGGTCGCGGATATTCCGCTCGGCGGCGGGAAAGGCGGAATCGTCGTTGATCCGACGACGCTCAGCGCCGGTGAAAAGGAGCGCCTCGTTCGCGCTTACGTTCGCGCGCTCTGGAAGAATTTTGGCCCGCGGACGGACGTTCCCGCCCCGGATATGGGAACCAATGCTCAGATGATGTGCTGGTTCATGGACGAGTACAGTCAGCTTTCCGGCTCGTTTACGCCCGGCGTCGTGACCGGGAAACCGCTCGGCGCGGGCGGTTCGCTCGGCCGGACGCAGGCGACAGGCTTCGGCGTCATGATCTGCATTCGCGAAGCGCTGAAGAAGCTGGGGCTGAATTCGAAAGGTATGACCGCGTCGATCCAGGGCTTCGGCAACGTTGGCCAGTACACTGCGACGAATCTTATCAACCGTCTCGGCATGGTCGTGAAATGCGTAACCTGCTGGGATCGGGTCGATAAGGTCAGCTATTCTTACTATAAGGAAGATGGCGTCGATCCGCGCTTCCTGATGTCAATTACGGATGCGTATGGAATGGTCGATCGCGCGAAAGCGATCGAAGCCGGTTATCAGGTCCATGACGGCGAATACTGGCTGGGTCTCGACGTCGACGTTCTCGTCCCTGCCGCGCTCGAAGGACAGATTCGCGCCGATAACGTCGATAAAATCAGTAAGAACGTCAAAGTTATCGCCGAAGCCGCGAACGGGCCGACGATGATCGAGGCGGATGACGTGATCAAGTCGCGTGGGATCTTCATGATTCCGGATTTCCTCTGCAACTGCGGCGGCGTTACCTGCTCCTATTTTGAAGGCGTTCAGAACGACGCGAACTTCTACTGGTCGGAGGAGACCGTCCTCGAACGGCTGGATGAAAAGATGACGAACGCGTTCAATTCGGTCTACGATAAGCAGGCTTCGTCCAAGGTTTACATGCGCGACGCGGCGTACATGGTCGCGATCGAACGCGTTGTCAACGCGATGAAAGCGCGCGGCTGGGTCTGA
- a CDS encoding haloacid dehalogenase, which yields MIVDLSKNPYIAKRNFLVCIDSDGCAFDTMEIKHKECFCPATIYKWELQAVSSLAREAWEFVNLYSKTRGCSRFHAIIRVLDLLRERDEVRDRGFKMPEYGQFRRWVETAPILNNEALSKRSDEAELVRALDWSYEMNRNVAKMVYGIPPFPFVRESLEKLSEFADIVIVSATPREALVKEWREHGLDQFVTFLGAQEDGSKKEIIAAVKDFYHADHAIMIGDAPGDWKAAADNSILFFPIRPLDEINSWKAFYLQGIDDFYYQRYSGAAQEEQLVRFDRCLPSVPPWKKERAA from the coding sequence ATGATCGTTGATCTTTCGAAGAACCCGTATATAGCGAAACGTAATTTTTTGGTTTGCATCGATTCTGACGGATGCGCGTTCGATACGATGGAGATCAAGCATAAAGAGTGCTTCTGTCCTGCTACGATCTATAAATGGGAATTGCAAGCTGTTTCAAGCCTGGCAAGGGAGGCGTGGGAATTTGTTAATTTGTATTCTAAGACGCGGGGCTGCAGTCGGTTTCATGCAATTATCCGGGTTTTGGATTTGCTTCGTGAACGGGATGAAGTCAGGGACCGCGGATTTAAAATGCCTGAATATGGTCAGTTTCGCCGCTGGGTCGAAACGGCTCCGATCCTTAATAACGAAGCGCTGTCAAAGCGAAGCGACGAAGCCGAACTGGTGAGAGCGCTTGATTGGTCTTATGAAATGAATCGGAATGTCGCGAAGATGGTCTATGGGATCCCTCCTTTCCCGTTTGTTCGGGAAAGTCTTGAAAAGCTGAGCGAGTTCGCGGATATTGTCATTGTATCGGCGACGCCGCGAGAAGCCTTGGTGAAAGAATGGCGTGAGCATGGGCTTGACCAATTTGTAACGTTTCTGGGCGCGCAGGAAGACGGCAGTAAGAAAGAGATTATTGCGGCGGTCAAAGATTTTTATCACGCTGATCACGCGATTATGATTGGGGATGCGCCTGGCGACTGGAAGGCTGCGGCTGATAATTCGATCCTGTTTTTTCCGATTCGTCCGCTCGATGAGATAAATTCCTGGAAGGCGTTTTATTTGCAGGGTATTGACGATTTTTACTACCAGAGGTATAGCGGCGCTGCGCAGGAGGAACAGCTGGTCAGGTTTGACAGATGTTTGCCGAGCGTTCCTCCCTGGAAGAAAGAACGAGCTGCCTGA
- a CDS encoding iron ABC transporter permease, producing the protein MFNKRYRIDFWSFMTFVALIFFGLFLIYPITHLVTNAFQSVDNPGHFSLSNFVKFVSTDYYRQAIWNSIKVTIVSTILASVIGVSLAYITTNIKIFGSRVINVLIVVSMFSPPFIGAYSWILMFGRAGSVTKFFASHGIKLPSIYGFTGIMIVFTLHLFIYIYMYTKGALKKVDATLIEAAESLGDHGLKKVLKVSLPLVTPTILAGGAIVFLRAFADYGTPRLIGEGFTTMPVLVYNEWLSEEGSDAFFSSSIAFVMILVAIVVFLLQMHFSRKNYNMSMLNPPVAKKITGIGNIAAHFYVYLVTFLALLPVLYCTVLSFREVKHGIIKDAWTLKNYVDAWNKMGSSLVNTLKFALAALVFIVIFGTMFAYITVRRRNVFSRVLDTCAQIPYVLSGVIFGLMLLICYNNGIGIPMSFSEETAQRIADERTIRILGHMITLTKDSLNFLALGGTGAIIVIAYIVRRMPYTLRSSASILRQMNPGIEEASMSLGYGSVPTFFNITMPVMTSGIISGAILSWITLIQELSSTLMLYSAKTATLSVSLFHQVSRGAYGVASALSTMLIVMVVGSMLLFFRLTGNADIDM; encoded by the coding sequence ATGTTCAATAAGCGTTATCGGATCGATTTCTGGAGCTTCATGACCTTTGTTGCATTGATTTTCTTCGGGCTTTTTTTAATTTATCCGATTACGCATCTGGTCACGAACGCTTTTCAGTCGGTAGATAATCCTGGGCACTTTTCACTTTCAAACTTCGTCAAGTTCGTATCTACCGATTATTATCGGCAGGCTATCTGGAATTCGATCAAAGTGACGATCGTTTCGACGATTCTTGCTTCAGTTATTGGGGTTTCTTTAGCGTATATCACAACGAATATTAAAATATTCGGATCCAGGGTCATCAATGTGCTGATCGTTGTCTCGATGTTTTCGCCGCCTTTTATTGGCGCTTATTCCTGGATTTTGATGTTCGGACGCGCGGGAAGTGTCACGAAGTTTTTTGCGTCTCACGGTATTAAGCTCCCGAGTATTTATGGCTTTACCGGGATTATGATTGTTTTTACGCTTCACCTTTTTATTTATATTTATATGTATACAAAAGGGGCGCTGAAAAAAGTTGACGCGACGCTGATTGAGGCGGCTGAAAGCCTCGGCGATCATGGTCTTAAAAAAGTTCTTAAGGTCAGCCTTCCGTTGGTAACGCCGACAATTCTCGCTGGTGGGGCGATCGTTTTTCTTCGGGCGTTTGCTGATTATGGTACTCCTCGTTTAATTGGCGAAGGGTTTACAACGATGCCCGTGCTGGTTTATAACGAATGGCTAAGCGAGGAGGGATCTGATGCCTTCTTTTCTTCCTCTATTGCTTTTGTTATGATCCTTGTCGCGATTGTAGTATTCCTGTTGCAAATGCATTTTAGCCGAAAAAACTACAATATGAGTATGCTGAATCCGCCTGTCGCGAAGAAAATTACAGGAATCGGGAATATCGCAGCCCACTTTTATGTTTATCTGGTTACTTTTCTCGCGTTGCTCCCTGTCCTTTATTGTACGGTTCTTTCATTTCGCGAAGTTAAGCATGGCATCATCAAGGATGCATGGACTTTGAAAAATTATGTCGATGCTTGGAATAAAATGGGATCGTCGCTGGTTAATACGCTTAAATTTGCGCTTGCCGCGCTGGTCTTTATCGTTATTTTCGGGACTATGTTTGCCTATATCACTGTACGGCGGAGGAACGTTTTCTCGCGGGTTCTTGATACATGCGCACAGATACCTTACGTTTTATCCGGGGTCATTTTTGGCCTGATGCTTCTGATTTGCTATAACAATGGAATCGGAATTCCAATGTCATTCTCTGAAGAAACTGCGCAGCGAATCGCGGATGAAAGGACGATCCGTATCCTGGGGCATATGATTACGCTTACGAAAGACTCTCTCAACTTCTTAGCCTTGGGCGGAACGGGAGCGATTATTGTTATCGCGTATATTGTTCGGCGCATGCCCTATACGCTGAGATCAAGCGCGTCCATTCTTCGGCAGATGAATCCCGGAATCGAAGAGGCTTCGATGTCTTTGGGGTATGGTTCGGTGCCAACTTTCTTTAATATCACTATGCCAGTGATGACTTCGGGGATTATATCGGGCGCGATTCTGAGTTGGATTACCCTTATTCAGGAGTTATCTTCTACATTGATGCTGTATAGCGCTAAAACTGCGACTTTGTCTGTATCTTTATTTCATCAGGTTAGCCGTGGCGCTTATGGAGTTGCCTCAGCGCTTTCAACCATGTTGATTGTTATGGTTGTTGGGTCAATGCTGTTATTTTTCAGGCTGACCGGAAACGCTGATATTGATATGTAA
- a CDS encoding peptide ABC transporter substrate-binding protein codes for MAVSIHIEHVKKVYGDNVVIQDLSADINPGELFTLLGPSGCGKTTLLRMIAGFNSIEAGTIAFDDKVINHVPVYKRNFGMVFQSYAIFPNMTVYGNIEYGLKNKKLSKDEIKIRVDKIMETVQISRYKDRYPDKLSGGQQQRVALARAIVVRPQVLLMDEPLSNLDAKLRIEMREAIREIQKKIGITTVYVTHDQEEALAISDRIAVMDKGVIQQVQSPESIYSRPFNTFVANFLGHSNRFIGTVLEQIQGATLIRLDTGFDIQVSGVRPLREQKEILVFIRPEEFILAEKDTGMAAVVLMKLFLGKYIQYIVDCGNGAHVEVTVDTSSVTKIYEPGETIYLGVNSRRINLFDKQDETTLLAGVDRNVQ; via the coding sequence ATGGCTGTTTCAATTCATATTGAACACGTGAAAAAGGTGTATGGGGACAACGTTGTGATTCAGGATCTGTCAGCGGATATTAATCCGGGAGAGTTGTTTACGCTGCTGGGTCCGAGCGGATGCGGGAAGACGACGTTGCTTCGGATGATCGCCGGGTTTAATTCGATTGAAGCCGGGACAATTGCTTTTGATGACAAAGTTATTAACCACGTGCCCGTTTATAAACGAAACTTCGGGATGGTTTTTCAGAGCTACGCAATTTTTCCCAATATGACGGTATACGGCAATATTGAGTATGGGCTTAAAAATAAAAAGCTTTCAAAAGATGAAATAAAAATCCGTGTTGATAAGATCATGGAAACGGTTCAGATTTCGCGATATAAGGATCGTTATCCGGATAAGCTTTCCGGCGGTCAGCAGCAGCGGGTGGCGCTCGCGCGTGCAATTGTCGTTCGCCCTCAGGTGCTGTTGATGGATGAACCGCTTTCGAATCTCGACGCGAAGCTGAGGATCGAGATGCGCGAGGCGATTCGCGAAATCCAGAAAAAAATTGGGATTACAACAGTGTATGTTACCCATGATCAGGAAGAGGCGCTTGCCATTTCGGATCGGATTGCGGTAATGGATAAGGGAGTTATTCAACAGGTCCAAAGTCCTGAAAGTATTTATTCGCGGCCCTTTAATACGTTTGTTGCGAATTTTCTTGGACATAGCAATCGGTTTATCGGGACAGTTCTGGAGCAGATTCAGGGCGCGACGTTGATTCGGCTGGATACGGGGTTTGATATTCAAGTCTCGGGTGTAAGGCCGCTGCGCGAGCAGAAAGAGATTCTTGTCTTTATTCGGCCGGAAGAATTTATTCTTGCGGAAAAGGATACGGGCATGGCGGCGGTAGTTTTGATGAAGCTCTTTCTGGGAAAATATATCCAGTATATTGTTGATTGTGGGAATGGCGCGCATGTTGAAGTAACCGTTGATACGTCCAGCGTTACGAAGATATACGAACCAGGCGAAACGATTTATTTAGGCGTGAATTCGCGTCGGATTAATCTATTCGACAAGCAGGATGAAACAACGCTTTTAGCAGGAGTGGATAGAAATGTTCAATAA
- a CDS encoding glucosamine-6-phosphate deaminase: MKTLCKDDLHIKIFNTRSEMGTAAAKDFSAHVKKILETKDFLRIIFAAAPSQIEFLSAIAADKTIEFNRFDAFHMDEYIGLEKDSPQSFGNFLQRHIFSLREFRSIRYIDGQNSDPEAACREYARFLTEKPIDIVCMGIGENGHIAFNDPPTADFQDQKIVKVVELDETCRMQQVHDGCFPEIAAVPTHAITLTIPTLTSAGTRFCVVPSATKANAVKRMIQDPIHESCPCTILRRTKNSTLYLDADSSALL, translated from the coding sequence ATGAAAACGCTTTGTAAAGACGATTTGCACATTAAAATTTTTAACACAAGATCAGAAATGGGAACCGCCGCGGCAAAAGATTTCTCAGCACATGTAAAAAAAATTCTCGAGACCAAAGATTTCCTTCGAATTATATTCGCAGCTGCGCCGTCTCAAATTGAATTTCTATCTGCGATCGCTGCGGATAAAACAATTGAATTCAACCGATTTGACGCATTTCATATGGACGAATATATCGGACTTGAAAAAGACTCGCCTCAATCATTTGGGAACTTCCTGCAACGACATATTTTTTCTCTCCGTGAATTCCGGTCCATCCGCTATATCGATGGACAAAATTCAGATCCGGAAGCTGCGTGTCGAGAATACGCAAGATTCCTCACCGAAAAGCCGATCGATATCGTATGCATGGGAATTGGCGAAAATGGGCATATTGCGTTTAACGATCCGCCCACGGCCGATTTCCAGGATCAAAAAATCGTAAAAGTCGTGGAGTTAGACGAAACATGCAGAATGCAGCAGGTTCATGACGGTTGTTTTCCAGAAATTGCCGCAGTGCCAACCCACGCGATTACGTTAACAATTCCAACGCTAACCTCAGCGGGAACTCGTTTCTGTGTCGTTCCCTCCGCTACAAAAGCGAATGCTGTCAAGCGCATGATTCAGGACCCGATCCATGAAAGCTGTCCATGCACGATCCTTCGCAGGACAAAAAACTCGACCCTATACCTGGACGCTGACAGCAGCGCTTTACTTTAG